A stretch of the Deltaproteobacteria bacterium GWC2_65_14 genome encodes the following:
- a CDS encoding acyl-CoA dehydrogenase produces MVFDLTEEQQMIQDMARTFAQKEVLPKAAELDETGRYPEELVRQMAELGLMGVAVPEEYGGAGMDNICYAIAMEEISRACASTGVILSVNNSLACDPILRFGTEEQKEKYLTPLASGKKLGCFGLTEPGAGSDAGSQKTTAVRNGEHYVVNGTKNFITNAPQADSCVLFAMTDREKKHKGITAFILDMKYEGVTVGKNEKKMGINASATASIILEDVKIPVENRLGQDGDGFKVAMHTLDGGRIGIAAQAVGIARASLEDALAYAKERKQFGQPIANFQAIQWMLADMATEIEAARMLIYRAAWLKDRKARHSKESSMAKLYASETAMRAGVKGIQIHGGYGYIKEYPAERHFRDAKITEIYEGTSEVQRMVIASALLKD; encoded by the coding sequence ATGGTCTTCGACCTGACCGAAGAACAGCAGATGATCCAGGACATGGCGCGGACCTTCGCGCAGAAGGAGGTCCTGCCGAAGGCCGCCGAACTCGACGAGACCGGCCGCTACCCCGAGGAGCTTGTCCGCCAGATGGCGGAGCTCGGGCTGATGGGGGTCGCCGTGCCGGAGGAGTACGGCGGCGCGGGGATGGACAATATCTGCTACGCCATCGCGATGGAGGAGATCTCGAGAGCCTGCGCCTCGACCGGCGTGATCCTGTCGGTGAACAACTCCCTGGCCTGCGACCCGATCCTCAGGTTCGGCACCGAGGAGCAGAAGGAGAAGTACCTCACACCTCTTGCCTCGGGGAAGAAGCTGGGATGCTTCGGCCTGACGGAGCCCGGCGCCGGGTCCGACGCCGGGTCCCAGAAGACGACCGCCGTCCGCAACGGCGAGCACTACGTGGTGAACGGAACCAAGAACTTCATCACGAACGCCCCCCAGGCCGACAGCTGCGTCCTCTTCGCGATGACCGACCGGGAGAAGAAACACAAAGGGATCACAGCCTTCATCCTGGACATGAAATACGAGGGTGTAACCGTTGGAAAAAATGAGAAAAAAATGGGAATTAACGCATCGGCTACCGCCTCGATCATCCTCGAGGACGTGAAGATCCCGGTGGAGAACCGGCTGGGGCAGGATGGGGACGGGTTCAAGGTCGCCATGCACACCCTGGACGGAGGGCGGATCGGGATCGCCGCCCAGGCGGTCGGGATCGCCCGCGCTTCCCTGGAGGATGCGCTCGCCTACGCAAAGGAGCGGAAGCAGTTCGGACAGCCGATCGCGAACTTCCAGGCGATCCAGTGGATGCTCGCCGACATGGCCACCGAGATCGAGGCGGCGAGGATGCTGATCTACCGCGCCGCGTGGCTCAAGGACCGGAAGGCCCGCCATTCGAAGGAGTCCTCCATGGCGAAGCTCTACGCCTCCGAGACGGCCATGCGCGCGGGCGTCAAGGGGATCCAGATCCACGGGGGGTACGGGTACATCAAGGAATACCCCGCGGAGAGGCACTTCCGGGACGCGAAGATCACCGAGATCTACGAGGGGACCTCCGAGGTGCAGCGGATGGTGATCGCCTCCGCGCTGCTGAAGGACTGA